From Butyricimonas paravirosa, one genomic window encodes:
- a CDS encoding flavodoxin family protein yields the protein MNDLMQNILIINGSPRKNGNISKMLEAIKEESEKQGANVSVIHVHDLQIKPCNGCMSCRKNLTCVLPEDGAQTTLQLINKCDVLVVGSPCYWGNLPGELKLLFDRIVYGMMGESPKGIPLPLHKGKKAIIVSTCTTPYPFNILFNQTRGTVKALKEILKWSGFKIVATVERGGTKKSPLQEKDFRLCRKIALKALK from the coding sequence ATGAACGATCTCATGCAGAACATACTGATTATAAACGGAAGCCCCCGGAAAAACGGGAACATCTCGAAAATGTTGGAGGCAATAAAAGAAGAAAGTGAAAAACAGGGAGCGAACGTTTCAGTCATCCACGTTCACGATTTACAAATAAAGCCCTGTAACGGGTGCATGAGTTGCCGGAAAAACTTAACTTGTGTTCTCCCAGAAGACGGGGCTCAAACCACTCTTCAATTAATAAACAAATGTGACGTGCTGGTCGTCGGCTCCCCGTGTTACTGGGGAAACCTACCGGGAGAATTAAAACTCCTGTTCGACCGCATCGTTTACGGGATGATGGGCGAAAGCCCGAAGGGAATTCCCCTACCGCTACACAAGGGGAAAAAAGCCATCATCGTGAGTACCTGCACGACTCCCTACCCGTTCAATATACTTTTCAACCAAACGAGAGGAACCGTCAAAGCACTAAAGGAAATTCTCAAATGGAGCGGATTCAAGATCGTCGCCACCGTCGAGAGAGGCGGTACGAAAAAATCCCCCTTGCAGGAAAAAGATTTCCGGCTTTGTCGAAAAATCGCCCTTAAAGCCCTGAAATAA
- a CDS encoding pyridoxal-phosphate-dependent aminotransferase family protein: MEKYLIPLVPGPVAVPQEILKVAATNFGSADFEPEYLALYKDTEKLLQKMMETRNRVVIQTGEGMLVLWTALKSTLKPGDRVLVLSTGLFGEGFGDMAKALGCEIRVLDFGYDETIHDFDAVEKAIVEFKPKMITMVQNETPSGTTNPVKEIGDLKVKHGVLLLCVDIVSGLGGTPIHVDDWHVDFALGGSQKCLSAPANMSFLSVSEEAWKIVEEVNYAGYEALLPFRNVTETGYFPYTPYWQGTAQLHKACELIFEEGLESCIARHEKVAAYCRERIKEMGLKIYPVEGAVCSPTVTAVYVPEHMTWERLDSELRVQGMVVGGNYGKLAGKVFRIGHMGSQANINLIKEAMDILETVVHDI, encoded by the coding sequence ATGGAAAAATATCTGATACCGTTAGTGCCGGGACCTGTTGCTGTCCCTCAGGAGATTTTGAAAGTTGCTGCCACGAATTTCGGGTCTGCCGATTTTGAGCCGGAGTATCTGGCTTTGTACAAGGATACGGAAAAATTGTTGCAGAAGATGATGGAAACCCGTAACCGGGTGGTGATTCAGACTGGAGAAGGTATGTTGGTGTTGTGGACGGCTTTAAAAAGCACGTTGAAACCGGGCGATCGAGTGCTGGTGCTTTCTACCGGGTTGTTCGGTGAGGGATTCGGCGATATGGCCAAGGCGCTGGGATGCGAGATTCGGGTGCTGGATTTCGGTTATGATGAGACGATTCATGACTTTGATGCCGTGGAAAAAGCGATCGTGGAGTTCAAGCCGAAGATGATCACGATGGTGCAGAACGAAACGCCTAGTGGGACGACGAACCCGGTCAAGGAAATCGGTGATTTGAAAGTGAAACACGGGGTACTGTTGCTTTGCGTGGACATCGTTTCCGGTCTGGGCGGGACCCCGATACACGTGGACGATTGGCACGTGGATTTCGCCTTGGGTGGTTCGCAAAAGTGTCTCTCGGCCCCGGCTAATATGTCATTCCTTTCCGTGAGTGAGGAGGCTTGGAAGATCGTGGAGGAGGTAAATTACGCTGGATACGAGGCATTGTTACCTTTCCGGAATGTAACCGAAACCGGGTACTTTCCGTACACGCCCTACTGGCAGGGAACAGCCCAGTTGCATAAGGCTTGCGAGCTGATTTTCGAGGAAGGGTTGGAGAGTTGCATCGCTCGTCACGAGAAGGTGGCTGCCTACTGCCGTGAACGGATTAAGGAGATGGGATTGAAGATCTACCCCGTGGAAGGAGCCGTGTGTTCCCCGACCGTGACCGCGGTTTACGTGCCGGAACACATGACTTGGGAGCGCTTGGATTCGGAATTGAGAGTGCAAGGGATGGTCGTGGGAGGCAATTATGGTAAATTGGCCGGGAAAGTATTCCGGATCGGACATATGGGTTCCCAGGCAAACATCAACCTGATCAAGGAGGCAATGGATATACTGGAAACAGTGGTTCATGATATTTAA
- a CDS encoding CCC motif membrane protein: protein MGDFDGERKDLPNATAALVLGALSLVFCWCYGIIGLVLGILAVVLASAPRKAYLENPERFTEVSYKNLNAGRICGIIGICIGALILLAVILAVIFAVYASVKPHLLNTINV, encoded by the coding sequence ATGGGAGATTTTGACGGAGAAAGGAAAGACTTACCGAATGCCACGGCAGCGCTTGTTTTAGGAGCGCTGTCGTTGGTGTTTTGCTGGTGCTACGGGATCATCGGGTTGGTACTCGGTATTCTGGCGGTGGTACTGGCCTCGGCTCCCCGTAAGGCTTATCTGGAGAACCCGGAGCGATTCACGGAAGTATCCTATAAGAACTTGAATGCCGGGAGAATATGTGGCATCATCGGGATTTGTATCGGCGCGCTCATCCTGCTGGCGGTTATTCTTGCCGTCATTTTTGCTGTATATGCTTCGGTAAAACCCCATTTGCTCAACACGATAAATGTATGA
- a CDS encoding DUF2752 domain-containing protein, translating to MYELSIWTWLEGHQLPCLVKDTFGIECPGCGFQTAILLLLKGELWESVKIYPGLIPLIVFIGLAMAHFVGVKKITPGAIKFAGFVCLLIILISYLLKLIIH from the coding sequence ATGTATGAATTGAGCATCTGGACGTGGCTGGAGGGGCATCAACTGCCTTGTCTGGTTAAAGACACTTTCGGGATCGAGTGTCCCGGATGTGGATTCCAGACTGCGATACTGTTGCTCTTGAAAGGAGAGTTGTGGGAATCCGTGAAAATCTATCCGGGGTTGATCCCCTTGATTGTGTTTATCGGCCTTGCCATGGCGCATTTTGTAGGGGTGAAAAAAATTACTCCCGGGGCAATAAAATTTGCTGGTTTTGTTTGCTTGCTAATAATTTTAATTTCATATTTGCTTAAATTAATAATTCATTAA
- a CDS encoding CCC motif membrane protein gives MEIMEMKKKDLPNATAVLVLGILSLVFCWCYGFVGLVLGILAVAIASGPRRAYLEHPEEYTEASYKNLSAGRVCGIVGICVALAVVAFVILVILGVTALGVGSALMLG, from the coding sequence ATGGAGATAATGGAAATGAAGAAAAAGGATCTTCCTAACGCGACGGCAGTGTTGGTTTTAGGGATTTTGTCTCTGGTGTTTTGCTGGTGTTACGGGTTCGTGGGGTTGGTGCTGGGAATCCTGGCGGTAGCCATTGCTTCCGGGCCCCGGAGAGCTTATCTGGAACATCCGGAAGAGTACACGGAGGCTTCCTACAAGAATCTTAGTGCCGGACGGGTTTGTGGTATTGTTGGAATCTGCGTGGCGTTGGCTGTTGTCGCTTTCGTGATTTTAGTGATATTGGGTGTAACGGCGCTGGGCGTCGGATCGGCATTGATGCTAGGTTAA
- a CDS encoding IS1096 element passenger TnpR family protein, which produces MDYRFEISLPTSSDFRCEIAVGGEQTFQQFHDKIVETLNYDSSQMASFFTLDRMGNRVKEIALMDMTTEDEENETLVMDNTKISDIIKPGCLELEYVYDFFSNKYFKVEYAGEYIRDSSDVMPVCVACEGDIPEQFSYEDGNADWEFDKPEEEYEGDYDDSFMEEFGNGDYDDEDRQDRGGDDEYYRDERYESLDDYIDRL; this is translated from the coding sequence ATGGACTACAGATTTGAAATCAGTTTACCGACTAGTTCGGATTTTAGATGTGAGATTGCTGTTGGTGGAGAACAGACGTTTCAACAATTTCACGATAAAATAGTTGAGACGTTGAATTATGACAGCTCTCAAATGGCATCTTTTTTCACGCTTGACCGGATGGGAAACCGGGTGAAAGAAATTGCATTGATGGATATGACGACAGAGGACGAGGAAAATGAAACGCTCGTCATGGACAACACGAAAATCAGTGACATCATTAAACCGGGGTGTCTTGAATTAGAGTACGTGTATGATTTCTTCTCTAACAAATATTTTAAGGTAGAGTATGCCGGGGAATATATCCGTGACTCTTCCGACGTGATGCCGGTATGCGTTGCTTGTGAGGGGGATATTCCGGAACAATTCTCTTACGAGGATGGGAATGCTGATTGGGAGTTTGACAAGCCGGAGGAAGAGTACGAGGGGGATTATGACGATAGTTTCATGGAAGAGTTCGGTAACGGGGATTATGACGACGAGGATCGCCAAGACCGGGGTGGTGATGATGAGTACTATCGTGACGAACGCTATGAGAGTTTGGATGATTATATAGATAGACTTTAA
- the miaA gene encoding tRNA (adenosine(37)-N6)-dimethylallyltransferase MiaA: MGTLIVLLGPTGVGKTDLSIELAKMYGTSIISCDSRQIYKEMYIGTAVPEREQLEAVPHFFIQTESVRNYFNCWEFEQQALRKIRELFETKEVVIMAGGSMMYIDAVCKGIDEMPTIDEEVRLSVKEMFERDGIEALRMLLKRLDPVSYTTVDLKNAKRIMHALEVCLMTGKPYSSFLTGSVKEREFDIVKIGLNREREELFDRINRRVDQMVEDGMEEEARSLYPLRHLNALNTVGYKEWFDYFDGKFDREEAIRLIKRNTRRYAKKQLTWYRNDADIHWFHPDQKDEIKRFLLSLVDFKF; encoded by the coding sequence ATGGGGACGTTAATCGTATTGCTTGGACCGACAGGAGTGGGGAAAACAGATTTGAGTATTGAGTTGGCCAAGATGTATGGGACGTCGATTATTTCATGTGATTCCCGACAGATTTACAAGGAAATGTATATAGGAACTGCCGTGCCGGAGCGAGAGCAACTGGAGGCAGTTCCTCATTTTTTTATACAAACGGAGTCTGTCCGGAATTATTTTAATTGTTGGGAGTTCGAGCAACAAGCGCTTCGGAAGATCCGGGAGTTGTTCGAGACGAAAGAGGTGGTGATCATGGCGGGTGGTTCCATGATGTACATTGACGCCGTGTGCAAGGGAATTGACGAGATGCCCACGATTGACGAGGAAGTGCGTCTTTCCGTGAAAGAGATGTTTGAACGGGATGGAATCGAGGCGTTGCGGATGTTGTTGAAAAGGTTGGACCCCGTGTCATATACCACGGTGGATTTGAAGAATGCCAAACGGATCATGCACGCTTTGGAAGTTTGCCTGATGACCGGAAAGCCTTATTCTTCTTTTTTGACCGGGAGCGTGAAGGAGCGGGAGTTTGACATCGTGAAGATCGGGTTGAACCGGGAAAGAGAAGAATTGTTCGACCGGATTAATCGCCGGGTGGATCAGATGGTGGAGGACGGAATGGAGGAGGAGGCCCGTAGTCTTTATCCTTTACGCCACCTGAATGCCTTGAATACGGTAGGGTACAAGGAGTGGTTCGATTACTTTGATGGCAAGTTTGACCGGGAAGAGGCTATCCGGCTCATCAAACGAAATACCCGCCGATATGCAAAAAAGCAACTTACCTGGTATCGCAATGACGCTGATATTCATTGGTTCCATCCGGATCAAAAAGATGAAATCAAACGTTTTCTTTTAAGTCTTGTTGATTTTAAATTTTAA
- a CDS encoding DMT family transporter, producing MKIGALYALLSVITWSIISVITRFCLLNYEANILVFASMQIFAGGVALLLIRKPVTAEGWKAGVGYSWLYTLLQIFRNFFLAAVYLYITSTETSLLINIEVVVTAILAYIFFKRKPHSSDIVGMLVITVGIILFIRTLPEAIQLRVSILVSLAVLASCTRAIVVEKTTIASPNTSVRQKCGISGFTMFWGGTSVILFLILIALVEHYFAKELMAIPFSMLYLPKLTEIFHPMTIIAACVTGFLLTSLSTYLYYATLQTATAETFMTFRAFQPMLTFGLEAWIAVYSIDLRPDLDTRDYILACIIILGSLLILIMPPKRVEENRSKQYMTD from the coding sequence ATGAAAATAGGTGCTTTATATGCCTTACTATCAGTCATAACATGGTCGATCATCAGTGTCATCACCCGTTTTTGCCTGTTAAACTACGAGGCCAACATTCTCGTGTTCGCCTCCATGCAGATTTTCGCCGGGGGAGTCGCGCTATTACTTATCCGAAAACCTGTAACCGCAGAAGGCTGGAAAGCAGGTGTCGGTTATTCATGGCTGTACACGTTACTGCAAATATTCCGGAATTTCTTTCTAGCCGCGGTTTACCTGTACATCACCAGTACCGAAACCAGCTTATTAATCAACATAGAAGTTGTCGTGACGGCAATACTGGCCTACATCTTTTTCAAGAGAAAACCCCACAGCAGTGACATCGTGGGGATGCTCGTGATCACGGTCGGCATTATCCTGTTTATCCGTACCCTCCCGGAAGCCATACAACTACGGGTCTCCATTCTCGTCTCCCTGGCAGTTCTGGCAAGCTGTACACGAGCCATCGTGGTAGAGAAGACCACTATCGCCAGTCCCAACACCTCCGTACGCCAAAAATGCGGGATCTCCGGATTCACCATGTTCTGGGGTGGCACGTCGGTCATACTTTTCTTAATCCTGATCGCCCTCGTGGAACACTATTTTGCCAAGGAACTTATGGCCATCCCGTTTTCAATGCTCTACCTGCCTAAGCTCACCGAGATATTCCACCCGATGACGATTATTGCCGCCTGCGTGACAGGTTTCCTACTCACCTCACTCTCCACGTACCTATACTACGCCACCCTGCAAACGGCAACTGCCGAAACCTTCATGACCTTCCGGGCCTTCCAGCCCATGCTAACCTTCGGGCTGGAGGCATGGATTGCAGTCTACTCCATCGACTTGCGCCCCGACTTGGACACGAGAGATTACATCTTGGCCTGCATCATCATCCTAGGTTCCCTACTCATCTTGATCATGCCTCCAAAACGAGTGGAAGAAAATCGCTCGAAACAATACATGACGGACTAA
- a CDS encoding aldehyde dehydrogenase translates to MVESETRKGEYTIPLREFFDKGMTREVACRIGRLRALRRAITGQMEEINAALWSDLRKSSGEAYLTEIGMVLGEIDYHVKHLRRWVKPRRLATPLAFWPSKSRIMYEPYGVVLIIAPWNYPFQLLLEPLIGAISAGNCVVLKPSPFAPATAEVIKKIVAAVFEPAYVSVFDGEGDVVEQLLRERFDYIFFTGGPRFGQYVMEMAAKHLTPVTLELGGKSPCIVGRGANVEIAARRTAWGKFINAGQTCVAPDYVFVHEDQRTEFVEAVRLAVKRFYGDCPYESPDYPRIVHREGTERLARLMHSSGQVVVGGEVNVEEKYIAPTVLIDVESDSPIMREEIFGPILPVLTYREIDDVIRFVNKREKPLALYYFGTEREAREVLNRTSSGGACVNDTIVHLANPRLPFGGVGMSGIGKYHGKASFELFSNLRSVVKSFTFFDNHFRYAPYKHLNLLKKFM, encoded by the coding sequence ATGGTAGAATCGGAAACTAGAAAAGGGGAGTACACGATTCCTTTACGGGAGTTTTTTGATAAGGGAATGACAAGGGAGGTCGCTTGTAGGATAGGACGTTTGAGGGCGTTGAGGCGGGCTATTACCGGACAGATGGAAGAGATAAATGCGGCTTTGTGGAGTGATTTGAGAAAGTCGAGCGGAGAGGCTTACCTGACGGAGATCGGTATGGTGTTGGGGGAGATTGATTATCACGTGAAACATCTGAGACGGTGGGTGAAACCCCGACGACTGGCAACCCCGTTGGCTTTTTGGCCCTCGAAAAGCCGGATCATGTACGAGCCGTATGGCGTTGTGTTGATCATTGCCCCTTGGAATTACCCGTTTCAATTATTGTTGGAACCTTTAATTGGTGCCATTTCTGCTGGGAATTGTGTCGTGTTGAAACCGTCTCCTTTTGCCCCGGCAACGGCGGAGGTTATAAAGAAGATTGTTGCGGCAGTTTTTGAACCCGCTTATGTATCTGTGTTTGATGGAGAAGGGGATGTGGTGGAGCAGTTGTTGAGAGAGCGTTTTGATTATATTTTTTTCACGGGAGGTCCCCGTTTCGGACAATATGTTATGGAAATGGCAGCGAAACATTTAACCCCGGTAACTTTAGAGTTGGGCGGGAAAAGTCCTTGTATCGTGGGGCGTGGTGCGAACGTGGAGATTGCGGCTCGTCGTACGGCTTGGGGAAAGTTTATCAATGCCGGGCAGACGTGTGTTGCCCCCGATTACGTGTTTGTGCATGAAGATCAAAGGACAGAGTTTGTTGAGGCCGTAAGACTGGCCGTGAAACGATTTTATGGGGATTGCCCGTATGAAAGTCCTGATTATCCGCGGATTGTTCACCGGGAGGGGACAGAAAGGTTAGCGCGCTTGATGCACTCTTCCGGACAGGTGGTTGTCGGGGGTGAGGTGAACGTGGAGGAAAAGTATATTGCTCCTACGGTACTGATTGACGTGGAGTCTGATAGTCCGATCATGCGGGAAGAGATATTCGGTCCCATTCTACCCGTACTGACCTACCGGGAGATAGATGACGTGATTCGTTTCGTGAATAAGCGGGAGAAACCCTTGGCCCTGTATTATTTCGGAACCGAGCGAGAGGCTCGTGAAGTTTTAAACCGAACCTCTTCGGGAGGGGCTTGTGTGAACGACACAATCGTGCATCTGGCAAATCCCCGTTTGCCTTTCGGGGGTGTGGGGATGAGTGGAATCGGAAAGTATCACGGGAAAGCAAGTTTTGAACTTTTCAGTAATTTACGTTCCGTGGTAAAATCTTTCACATTTTTTGATAACCATTTTCGTTATGCCCCGTATAAACACTTGAATTTATTGAAAAAATTCATGTAA
- the rd gene encoding rubredoxin, which produces MKKYICTVCSYIYDPAVGDPDGGIAPGTAFEDIPEDWVCPLCGVGKEDFEPVEE; this is translated from the coding sequence ATGAAAAAGTACATTTGCACAGTATGTAGTTATATTTATGATCCTGCAGTAGGTGATCCAGATGGTGGAATCGCACCTGGAACCGCATTTGAAGATATTCCGGAAGATTGGGTTTGCCCGCTTTGTGGCGTTGGTAAAGAAGATTTCGAACCGGTGGAAGAGTAA
- a CDS encoding fumarate hydratase, producing MAEFKYQEPFPIQKDNTEYRLLTKDYVKTIEVEGRKILKIQKEGLELLAREAYADVSFYLRASHLQKLANILKDPEASDNDKFVAHTMLMNQVVSAKGELPTCQDTGTAIAIGKKGENVWTDGNDAEAISKGVFETYRDRNLRYSQVVPYTMFDEKNSGTNLPAQIDLYATQGNKYEFLFITKGGGSANKTFLYQQTKALLTEEALTKFIKDKVKDLGTSACPPYHLAVVIGGTSAEACLTTVKKASAGYYDNLPTEGNDGGQAFRDLEWEAKIQKICQDMGIGAQFGGKYWVHDVRVIRMPRHAASCPVGIGVSCSADRNIKAKITEDGIFLEQLEKNPARFLPAENPALAPAVNIDLDQPMEEVLKELRKYPVKTRLNLSGTLIVARDIAHARIKAMLDEGKPMPEYFKNHPIYYAGPAKTPKGMASGSFGPTTAGRMDPYVDLFQDHGGSMIMVAKGNRSQAVTDACKKHGGFYLGSIGGPAAILAKESIKSVKIVAFEELGMEAIRKIRVENFPAFIIVDDKGNDFFAEWAH from the coding sequence ATGGCAGAATTCAAGTATCAAGAACCATTTCCGATTCAAAAAGACAATACGGAATATCGCTTACTGACAAAAGACTACGTGAAAACCATCGAAGTTGAAGGACGTAAAATATTGAAAATTCAAAAAGAAGGGCTTGAATTACTCGCCCGTGAAGCCTATGCAGATGTTTCTTTTTACCTGCGTGCCTCTCACTTGCAGAAATTAGCTAATATACTGAAAGATCCAGAAGCCAGCGACAATGATAAATTCGTGGCCCATACCATGTTGATGAACCAAGTGGTTTCCGCCAAAGGCGAACTTCCCACCTGCCAAGACACGGGTACAGCCATCGCTATCGGTAAGAAAGGCGAAAACGTGTGGACTGACGGTAATGATGCGGAAGCCATCAGCAAGGGAGTTTTCGAAACCTATCGGGATCGTAACCTGCGTTATTCTCAAGTAGTTCCCTACACCATGTTCGATGAAAAAAACAGTGGTACAAACCTACCGGCTCAAATCGACCTGTATGCCACTCAAGGAAATAAATACGAGTTCCTGTTCATCACCAAAGGCGGTGGTTCTGCAAACAAGACGTTCCTGTACCAACAGACCAAAGCCTTGTTGACCGAGGAAGCACTGACCAAGTTCATCAAGGATAAAGTGAAAGACTTGGGAACATCAGCCTGTCCTCCCTACCATCTGGCAGTAGTCATTGGTGGAACCTCCGCCGAGGCCTGTCTGACAACCGTGAAGAAAGCTTCCGCAGGATATTATGACAATCTTCCGACCGAAGGAAATGATGGCGGTCAGGCATTCCGTGATCTGGAATGGGAGGCCAAAATTCAGAAAATCTGTCAAGACATGGGTATCGGCGCTCAATTCGGTGGTAAATACTGGGTACACGACGTGCGTGTCATCCGTATGCCTCGTCACGCGGCATCCTGCCCCGTGGGTATCGGTGTAAGTTGTAGTGCCGACCGGAACATCAAGGCTAAAATCACGGAAGACGGTATCTTCCTGGAACAACTGGAAAAGAACCCAGCTCGTTTCTTACCGGCAGAGAACCCTGCATTAGCCCCCGCCGTGAACATCGACCTCGACCAACCGATGGAAGAAGTATTGAAAGAACTAAGAAAATATCCGGTTAAAACCCGTCTGAACTTGTCCGGAACACTTATCGTTGCCCGCGATATCGCTCACGCCCGCATCAAAGCCATGTTGGATGAAGGCAAGCCCATGCCGGAATACTTTAAGAATCATCCGATTTACTATGCAGGACCGGCTAAAACCCCGAAAGGAATGGCCTCCGGAAGTTTCGGACCTACCACGGCAGGACGTATGGACCCCTATGTTGACCTTTTCCAAGATCACGGTGGTTCTATGATCATGGTTGCCAAAGGTAACCGCTCTCAAGCTGTTACAGATGCTTGTAAGAAACACGGTGGTTTCTACTTAGGATCTATCGGCGGACCGGCAGCTATTTTGGCTAAAGAAAGCATTAAATCAGTAAAAATCGTTGCCTTTGAAGAATTGGGGATGGAAGCTATCCGTAAAATACGGGTGGAAAACTTCCCGGCATTCATCATCGTGGATGACAAGGGAAATGACTTCTTTGCCGAATGGGCACATTAA